The following are encoded in a window of Streptomyces sp. 11x1 genomic DNA:
- a CDS encoding glycine hydroxymethyltransferase, with the protein MSAEPLSHESTAFRAALDVIRAVEPRVADAIGQEVTDQREMLKLIASENYASPATLLAMGNWFSDKYAEGTVGRRFYAGCRNVDTVESLAAEHARELFGARHAYVQPHSGIDANLVAFWSVLADRIEVPFLEKAGARQVNDLSDADWAELRQAFGNQRMLGMSLDAGGHLTHGFRPNISGKMFDQRSYGTDPATGLIDYEALRTSARDFKPLIIVAGYSAYPRLVNFRIMREIADEVGATLMVDMAHFAGLVAGKVLTGDFDPVPHAQIVTTTTHKSLRGPRGGMVLCDDSLKDQVDRGCPMVLGGPLPHVMAAKAVALAEARQPAFQDYAQRIVDNSRALAEGLMRRGATLVTGGTDNHLNLIDVATSYGLTGRQAEAALLDSGIVTNRNAIPADPNGAWYTSGIRIGTPALTTRGLGTAEMDEVAGLIDRVLTTTEPGTTKSGAPSKAQHVLDAKVADEISRRATDLVAGFPLYPEIDLG; encoded by the coding sequence ATGTCAGCCGAGCCCCTCTCCCACGAGTCCACCGCCTTCCGTGCCGCCCTCGACGTGATCCGCGCCGTCGAGCCGCGGGTGGCCGACGCCATCGGCCAGGAGGTCACCGACCAGCGCGAGATGCTCAAGCTGATCGCCTCCGAGAACTACGCCTCCCCGGCCACCCTCCTGGCCATGGGCAACTGGTTCAGCGACAAGTACGCCGAGGGCACCGTCGGCCGCCGCTTCTACGCCGGCTGTCGCAACGTCGACACCGTCGAGTCCCTCGCCGCCGAGCACGCCAGGGAACTCTTCGGCGCCCGCCACGCCTACGTCCAGCCGCACTCCGGCATCGACGCCAACCTGGTCGCCTTCTGGTCCGTCCTCGCCGACCGGATCGAGGTCCCCTTCCTGGAGAAGGCCGGCGCCCGCCAGGTCAACGACCTCTCCGACGCCGACTGGGCCGAACTGCGCCAGGCCTTCGGCAACCAGCGCATGCTCGGCATGTCCCTGGACGCCGGCGGCCACCTCACCCACGGCTTCCGCCCGAACATCTCCGGCAAGATGTTCGACCAGCGCTCCTACGGCACCGACCCCGCCACCGGCCTCATCGACTACGAGGCCCTGCGCACCTCCGCCCGCGACTTCAAGCCGCTGATCATCGTCGCCGGTTACTCCGCCTACCCCCGTCTCGTGAACTTCCGGATCATGCGCGAGATCGCCGACGAGGTCGGCGCCACGCTCATGGTGGACATGGCGCACTTCGCGGGCCTCGTCGCCGGCAAGGTCCTCACCGGCGATTTCGATCCCGTACCGCACGCCCAGATCGTCACCACGACCACCCACAAGTCGCTGCGCGGCCCGCGCGGCGGCATGGTCCTGTGCGACGACTCCCTCAAGGACCAGGTCGACCGGGGCTGCCCGATGGTCCTCGGCGGTCCGCTCCCGCACGTCATGGCCGCCAAGGCAGTCGCCCTCGCCGAGGCCCGTCAGCCCGCCTTCCAGGACTACGCCCAGCGCATCGTCGACAACTCCCGTGCGCTGGCGGAAGGCCTGATGCGCCGGGGCGCCACCCTCGTGACCGGCGGCACCGACAACCACCTCAACCTGATCGACGTCGCCACCTCCTACGGTCTCACCGGCCGTCAGGCCGAGGCCGCGCTGCTCGACTCCGGCATCGTCACCAACCGCAACGCCATCCCGGCCGACCCGAACGGCGCCTGGTACACCTCCGGCATCCGCATCGGCACGCCCGCGCTGACCACGCGGGGGCTGGGCACGGCCGAGATGGACGAGGTCGCCGGCCTCATCGACCGCGTCCTCACCACCACCGAGCCCGGCACCACCAAGTCCGGCGCCCCTTCCAAGGCCCAGCACGTCCTCGACGCGAAGGTCGCCGACGAGATCTCCCGTCGTGCCACCGACCTCGTCGCCGGCTTCCCGCTGTACCCGGAGATCGACCTCGGCTGA